One window from the genome of Rhodopirellula halodulae encodes:
- a CDS encoding endonuclease/exonuclease/phosphatase family protein, translated as MQTALNVAIYLLFAVLIFGSLAPLSSHPHWFIRGWDFPRFQLVLVTVAATAIFVWMNHSDAAMRWNLWVIAALGVTISLWHLFRIIPYTPLTKPQVAAWKSTQATSNHASQRRLRLLVTNVEMENDKYETWTRVVKEADADMVIAAEISEDWLPAIESLKADLPNQIVYPQDNWYGMAMLSRLPIEKHAIRFRVQDDIPSIDAMIELESGELIRVIGVHPRPPEPIRDNDSTARDAELVLWGKELAEDHRPIVIGGDLNDVAWSPSTRLFLRLSRLLDPRRGRGFFNSFHADRWWMRFPLDHVFHSDHFAIREIRRLEHVGSDHFPILIDLQLQPSMQREHEPLEQKSTDEEDAKEKLERAAEAELVEQASEPTPHRSPAVQP; from the coding sequence ATGCAGACCGCGTTGAATGTTGCGATCTACCTGTTGTTTGCGGTGCTCATCTTTGGTTCGCTTGCTCCGCTCAGCTCGCACCCACACTGGTTCATTCGAGGCTGGGACTTTCCTCGGTTCCAATTGGTGCTGGTCACCGTCGCGGCCACTGCCATCTTCGTCTGGATGAATCATTCCGATGCGGCAATGCGTTGGAACTTGTGGGTGATCGCGGCACTTGGCGTGACCATTTCGCTTTGGCATCTCTTTCGAATCATCCCTTACACGCCACTGACGAAGCCTCAAGTGGCCGCCTGGAAATCGACTCAGGCGACGTCCAACCATGCGTCCCAGCGCCGACTTCGCTTGCTGGTCACCAACGTTGAGATGGAGAACGACAAATACGAAACATGGACGCGAGTCGTGAAGGAAGCCGATGCCGATATGGTCATCGCGGCGGAGATCAGCGAAGACTGGCTTCCAGCGATTGAAAGTTTAAAAGCCGACCTACCGAACCAAATCGTTTACCCGCAAGACAACTGGTACGGCATGGCGATGCTGTCTCGATTGCCGATCGAGAAACACGCGATTCGTTTTCGCGTCCAGGATGACATCCCATCGATCGATGCCATGATCGAGCTGGAAAGTGGTGAACTCATTCGTGTCATCGGTGTTCACCCACGCCCACCGGAACCCATTCGTGACAATGACTCGACCGCACGAGACGCCGAGTTGGTGCTGTGGGGCAAGGAGCTTGCCGAAGACCACCGTCCGATCGTCATCGGCGGTGATCTGAACGATGTCGCTTGGTCACCATCGACGCGATTGTTTTTACGTTTGAGTCGCCTGCTGGATCCTCGCCGTGGACGAGGCTTCTTCAATTCGTTCCATGCCGATCGCTGGTGGATGCGATTCCCATTGGACCACGTCTTTCATTCCGACCATTTCGCAATTCGTGAAATTCGACGACTCGAGCACGTTGGATCGGACCACTTTCCGATATTAATTGACCTGCAACTGCAACCGTCCATGCAAAGGGAGCACGAACCGTTGGAACAAAAGTCGACGGATGAAGAAGACGCGAAGGAGAAACTAGAACGAGCCGCGGAAGCCGAATTGGTAGAGCAGGCTTCGGAACCGACTCCCCATCGAAGTCCGGCCGTGCAGCCGTGA
- a CDS encoding YihY/virulence factor BrkB family protein produces the protein MGFLKQTFSEFSKDRCSTLAAALAYYTAFALPPLLYLMLTVLTFSLSVMYDSEQATEKAQTILQSQASQMIGNPAAVDQIETIMNNNEAASGKWWKTLLSFVGILVGATGVVAALQAALNQVWEVKPDPETSGVKTMIGKRLLSFGMILGLGFLMLVSLVVSSVLSALGDQVGQWVGMSQVGAEAANFGVQALVVFVIFAAIFKFMPDAVTRWRDVCVGAAITTVLFLIGRYAMQWYFSISDPGAQLGTAAASLAVLLVWVYYNAMIVLLGAEATQVYAVRYGEGIRPEPDAVRVVEQIKHGRNAPSAG, from the coding sequence GTGGGTTTTCTCAAGCAAACCTTTTCTGAGTTTTCAAAAGACCGCTGCAGCACGTTGGCCGCTGCCCTCGCTTACTACACGGCGTTCGCCCTGCCGCCGCTGTTGTATCTGATGTTGACCGTTTTGACATTCAGTTTGTCGGTGATGTACGACAGTGAACAAGCAACGGAAAAGGCGCAAACCATTCTGCAGAGCCAAGCATCGCAAATGATCGGCAATCCCGCGGCGGTGGATCAGATCGAAACGATCATGAATAACAACGAGGCGGCCTCGGGGAAGTGGTGGAAAACGCTGCTGAGTTTTGTTGGCATTTTGGTCGGGGCCACAGGAGTCGTCGCGGCGCTCCAAGCGGCGTTGAACCAAGTGTGGGAGGTCAAACCGGATCCGGAAACCAGCGGTGTCAAAACAATGATTGGCAAACGATTGCTGTCGTTTGGAATGATCTTAGGGCTTGGTTTTCTGATGCTCGTGTCGTTGGTGGTCTCGTCCGTGCTGTCGGCACTCGGGGATCAAGTCGGCCAATGGGTGGGAATGTCTCAGGTTGGTGCCGAAGCGGCCAATTTTGGCGTGCAGGCACTGGTCGTGTTTGTGATCTTCGCAGCCATTTTCAAATTCATGCCCGATGCGGTCACGCGATGGCGTGACGTTTGTGTCGGAGCCGCGATCACCACGGTGTTGTTTCTGATCGGACGCTACGCGATGCAGTGGTATTTTTCGATCAGTGATCCTGGCGCACAGCTCGGAACCGCGGCGGCTTCGCTGGCCGTCTTGCTGGTCTGGGTTTATTACAACGCGATGATTGTTCTTTTGGGGGCGGAAGCCACTCAGGTTTACGCGGTGCGATACGGAGAAGGCATTCGTCCCGAACCCGATGCCGTTCGCGTGGTCGAGCAGATCAAGCATGGTCGCAATGCACCCAGTGCAGGATAA
- a CDS encoding response regulator encodes MIADDVRVIREQLGKWMKELGYMVVHASCGATALTALRRDAADLIIADIDMPHLSGLHLLQTIRTDADPAVASTPVIVSSSLEDGEIHRMVETLGGSAYLRKPVAKEQLTACVRQLTEGDPAIRFDDNSSPAHAVSAKFRRIASEFREF; translated from the coding sequence GTGATAGCAGACGACGTCCGCGTCATTCGTGAACAGCTTGGGAAGTGGATGAAAGAGCTTGGATACATGGTCGTGCACGCATCCTGTGGTGCGACTGCACTGACCGCGTTGCGGCGTGATGCGGCGGATTTGATCATCGCTGACATCGATATGCCGCACCTCAGTGGTTTGCATTTATTACAAACCATCCGCACCGATGCGGATCCAGCAGTTGCGTCCACCCCGGTCATCGTTTCCAGCAGTCTGGAGGACGGCGAAATCCACCGAATGGTTGAAACACTGGGTGGAAGCGCCTACCTGAGAAAGCCGGTGGCAAAAGAGCAACTGACGGCCTGCGTTCGACAACTCACCGAAGGCGATCCTGCCATCCGGTTTGACGACAACTCGTCGCCTGCTCACGCTGTGTCCGCGAAATTTCGCCGGATCGCGTCGGAATTCCGTGAGTTCTAA
- a CDS encoding CDP-alcohol phosphatidyltransferase family protein, whose protein sequence is MIDNASDDVDVVGTPRPRQQALAYCVHLLTASGIVPAALAMHEIMQPDCDPRVVFLYLLVTTVIDAIDGPLARRFHVKRFAASIDGRTIDDLLDYLTFAFIPLLLVWRMDWLPAGLGWTTTLAMGASLLGFAHRDAKDEANGFFRGFPSYWNIAVFYAGILFQWAGPWSVACLLGCLTVLTVSPIRMIYPNLAPQRHRGWVLIGAALWSLTLLGMTWDYPLPPPWLLGISLIYPVCYAIASCVLSRSVHNTSFKTAPKIQLRANESPFREP, encoded by the coding sequence GTGATCGACAACGCATCTGATGATGTCGACGTCGTCGGCACACCGAGGCCTCGCCAGCAGGCTCTGGCGTACTGCGTCCATTTGCTAACCGCGTCGGGCATCGTGCCCGCCGCTTTAGCGATGCACGAGATCATGCAACCAGATTGTGATCCTCGTGTGGTGTTTCTCTACTTACTGGTGACGACCGTCATTGATGCGATCGATGGTCCTCTGGCTCGCCGCTTCCATGTCAAACGATTCGCGGCATCCATCGACGGCCGGACGATCGATGATCTGCTGGACTATTTGACGTTTGCTTTCATCCCTCTGTTGTTGGTTTGGCGGATGGATTGGTTGCCCGCGGGTTTGGGATGGACAACCACCTTGGCGATGGGCGCCAGTTTGCTTGGATTCGCTCACCGCGACGCCAAGGATGAAGCAAACGGCTTCTTTCGTGGCTTTCCATCCTATTGGAACATCGCGGTGTTCTACGCCGGCATCCTGTTTCAGTGGGCGGGACCTTGGTCCGTCGCATGCTTGCTGGGTTGCTTGACCGTGCTGACGGTCTCACCGATTCGCATGATCTATCCCAACCTGGCTCCGCAGCGTCATCGAGGGTGGGTCCTCATCGGTGCTGCCTTGTGGTCATTGACCTTGCTCGGCATGACTTGGGACTATCCGCTTCCGCCACCGTGGCTGCTTGGGATCTCGTTGATCTATCCGGTTTGTTACGCGATTGCCTCTTGCGTTTTGTCGCGAAGCGTTCACAACACCTCTTTCAAAACAGCACCCAAGATTCAGTTGCGGGCAAATGAATCCCCGTTTCGCGAACCATGA
- a CDS encoding RNA polymerase sigma factor: MNAPGPDSASSDREFEIRLVEQIRAGDSDAWQQLIDRFEGRLLAFAKRRLNDTSTSEDIVQETFVGFLVSLPNFDSRRRLESYLFSICSYKLTDHLRHVGRRPELPLLSRSTPSGTGSGEVLQADGMRLPSSICRSAERRALEQDLVVEVIREQVANWQSRGNFSKLKAIEMLFVLGRGNREVAERLDLTQQQVANLKSDFLTRIAAVIKRRDLNLDVFPELRDEPTSSGG, encoded by the coding sequence ATGAATGCTCCCGGTCCCGACTCCGCCTCTTCCGATCGCGAATTTGAAATTCGTTTGGTGGAGCAGATCCGCGCGGGAGACTCGGATGCTTGGCAACAGTTGATCGATCGCTTCGAAGGTCGTTTGTTGGCCTTTGCCAAACGACGTTTGAACGACACGTCGACCAGCGAGGACATTGTTCAGGAAACCTTTGTGGGGTTCCTGGTTTCGCTTCCCAATTTCGATTCGCGTCGACGGTTGGAGAGCTATCTGTTTTCGATCTGCAGCTACAAGTTGACGGACCATCTGCGGCATGTCGGGCGACGTCCCGAGTTACCGTTGCTCAGTCGCAGCACCCCGTCGGGAACCGGCAGTGGCGAAGTCTTGCAGGCCGATGGAATGCGGTTGCCAAGTTCCATCTGTCGAAGTGCGGAACGACGCGCGTTGGAACAAGATTTGGTGGTGGAGGTCATTCGTGAACAAGTCGCGAATTGGCAATCACGCGGGAACTTTTCCAAGCTGAAGGCGATCGAGATGTTGTTCGTCTTGGGCCGTGGCAATCGAGAAGTCGCCGAACGGCTGGATCTGACCCAGCAGCAAGTCGCGAATTTGAAGAGCGATTTTCTGACCCGAATCGCCGCGGTGATCAAGCGACGCGATCTGAATTTGGACGTGTTTCCGGAATTGCGAGACGAACCCACGTCGTCTGGCGGTTGA
- a CDS encoding 4a-hydroxytetrahydrobiopterin dehydratase, with protein MKSEPTHIDWKLKRCVPCEGGVDQISADTATFHLKALPNWELNDNGTTIRRRLNTGNFVKAVSLIQSIADLAEAEQHHPDLHLTGYRHLEVVLTTHAIGGLSENDFILAAKIDTVVQ; from the coding sequence ATGAAATCAGAACCAACCCACATCGACTGGAAATTAAAACGCTGCGTTCCCTGCGAGGGTGGCGTTGACCAGATCAGCGCGGACACCGCCACGTTCCATTTGAAGGCGTTGCCAAATTGGGAACTCAATGACAACGGCACCACGATTCGTCGACGGTTGAACACGGGCAACTTTGTAAAAGCGGTGAGCCTGATCCAATCCATCGCGGATCTCGCGGAGGCAGAGCAGCACCATCCTGATCTGCATCTCACCGGTTATCGGCATCTCGAAGTCGTCTTGACCACGCACGCCATTGGCGGGTTGAGCGAGAACGATTTTATCTTGGCCGCCAAGATCGACACGGTCGTCCAATGA
- a CDS encoding App1 family protein: MQTSDPSSLNQQVRRWLTRAASSVDDIADDAIRKLRRSRQWVGVPQIQSYRGYATPEHIHLRGRVLTNPPREIRGRQDRWWQNLSNSYRRFASDEVPGVLLEAEWDGETYPSQSDREGYFHFQIPDRRTEPASQLWTEARVCIAEHDAVSSLESITTCPILNIPETATYGVISDVDDTILHSSATDFLTMAKLTLLSNARSRAPLEGAAELYQCMQRRGTLHGPNCNPIFYVSSSPWNLYDLLDEFLQHNSIPSGPLFLRDLGVDPDKFIAAGHDHKLHRALEIMNDLPHLPFVLVGDSGQQDARLYATAAEKMGDRIRAIFIRDVNPLSNSKHDERVTQWQEKSYRAGVPMHLVKDSTEAAEIAVQLELLQPETLATIREATDRDHQRG; this comes from the coding sequence ATGCAAACCTCCGATCCATCCAGCCTCAATCAACAAGTCCGTCGGTGGCTCACACGAGCCGCCTCTTCCGTCGATGATATTGCCGACGATGCCATTCGAAAATTGCGTCGGAGCAGACAATGGGTGGGCGTTCCACAAATCCAAAGCTACCGCGGGTACGCCACGCCAGAGCACATTCATTTGCGAGGCCGGGTGCTAACCAACCCACCTCGAGAAATTCGCGGTCGACAAGATCGATGGTGGCAGAATCTATCCAACTCGTACCGCCGTTTCGCCAGCGATGAAGTACCGGGCGTACTACTGGAAGCCGAGTGGGACGGCGAAACCTACCCTTCCCAAAGCGACCGCGAAGGTTACTTCCACTTCCAGATTCCGGACCGCCGCACGGAGCCCGCTTCGCAGCTGTGGACGGAAGCACGCGTCTGCATCGCCGAACATGATGCCGTTTCGTCGTTGGAATCAATCACGACGTGCCCTATTCTCAACATCCCGGAAACGGCGACTTATGGCGTGATCAGTGACGTCGATGACACGATTTTGCACTCGTCCGCCACCGACTTCTTGACCATGGCAAAGCTCACTCTGCTCAGCAACGCACGTTCGCGCGCACCGCTGGAGGGTGCAGCCGAGCTTTACCAGTGCATGCAACGCCGAGGAACGTTGCACGGCCCCAACTGCAACCCGATTTTTTATGTCTCCTCATCACCTTGGAACCTTTACGATCTGCTGGACGAGTTTCTGCAACACAATTCGATCCCCAGCGGTCCACTGTTCCTGCGAGACCTTGGAGTCGATCCGGACAAGTTCATCGCGGCCGGTCATGATCACAAACTGCATCGCGCGTTGGAAATCATGAATGACCTCCCGCACTTACCGTTTGTGCTGGTGGGTGATTCCGGTCAACAAGATGCTCGACTGTATGCCACCGCAGCAGAAAAGATGGGCGATCGTATTCGAGCCATCTTCATTCGCGACGTGAACCCTCTTTCCAACAGCAAACATGACGAACGCGTCACTCAGTGGCAAGAAAAAAGCTATCGGGCTGGTGTGCCAATGCATTTGGTCAAAGACAGCACGGAAGCTGCTGAGATCGCGGTGCAATTGGAATTGCTGCAACCGGAAACGCTAGCGACCATTCGAGAGGCCACCGATCGTGATCATCAGCGAGGTTGA
- a CDS encoding chemotaxis protein CheB yields MADPNVHSEESDSAESASEPETSSPSRPKHFVVGIGASAGGLEALEKLFSKMPVATGTSFVVVQHLSPDFKSHMDDLLRRVTNIPVEVVNNGVEVQPDTIYLIPAKKEMVISNGKLLLTDRGSEKILTHPIDQFLRSLAQDQGKHAIGIILSGTGSDGSRGVVEISNNDGLVIVQEPSTCKFDSMPMNARNTGVVDLQLPPEHIGEAIQQYLFDGQRSDQTTTSTLESIQRTGLDRVFQLLKKNHGIDFNHYKTGTVHRRIQRRMDLLHLDRLADYVHYVEEHLEEVNELYRDLLIGVTKFFRDREAFDALQDVVIPDLIERADETIRVWCCGCATGEEAYSIAMLLREGIEKSGRDIDFKMFATDPHRGSLQYAAAGCYNEAQLAEVSEERRERFFTQRENDYVVKDTLRRNVVFAAQNVINDPPFTQMDMVSCRNMLIYLQSPAQRKTLSLFHFALKTNGVLFLGPSESVGDIGDEFDSINAQWKIFRKRRDVRLPIELRMPLTDQRISDRAPRSASLGSSPAPRRQDNMVEVYNALLAEKMPPSVLIDSDFRVLHIFPGVNQYLRVPNGVPTDNILHMVTKELRASIGAAVTQAMKQQKPVHYHGIPSPSDGPNWHLELVVEPYDVPHAAGKFALIQFKPTEIVSTLAELQAESASDSSAQETHDFSVAAHSRIENLEQELNFNRQNLQATIEELETSNEELQATNEEMVASNEELQSTNEELQSVNEELYTVNAELQLRVNELNEANADMVNLLSTTRAGVIFLDEDLRIRRITPEISRLLLIEQDDVGRAFSTFLQPVIDDSFIERLEQVRDERKELEWEVTVHQTAYLVRALPYLRNHEMCGVVIAFVDVDVLRQAEQDVLKFKFMADANIDALALLDEDGKISYANHKACEILDMPRDELLSNPLSRYKSPQSTESFPDRLKEAHENGGVLFESILKNRGGLDVPVEIALTPVENQNEQFTFASIRDITLRKSHESQMRLLSKAIQSAANGVVITDCSQPDHPITFVNRGFLEMTGFAEKDVIGRNCRFLQGEDTDPQTVRNIHVALDRGDSIRALIKNYRKDSTPFWNDLFITPVQDETGTLTHFIGVQNDVTERIEIARQTETNERTIRLLLDSTAEGIFGLDIDGRCTFSNEKAAQMLGYENGSELVGLDLVDLARPCKADGSSIEREDFSMFSAIRSGDAINRFDEQFCRKDGQTFPVEYWCHPIREDGNFIGAVVTFVNIQQRLQTENELREAKLAADAANEAKSQFLANMSHELRTPLSAMLGFTKILQEDPDPNTTQEYLGTIQRNGDYLLRLLGDVLDLSRIEANKFTTANNSVSLSEVLGDIYETMQMRTLDYQNTLHLDISEPLPRSITTDPARLRQIMINLVANAIKFAPKGRVDLVARAERENDQTFLILKVIDNGIGIAEQKLRTLFEPFVQADSTISNRFGGTGLGLSITKRLVNALGGTIDVQSSEGQGSEFTVRLPVDPIGEMGRLTIKTDDENDNDGNKNSVDQDVHLNAKVLIADDMRDVRFVAQHFLKKAGCEVEVAENGRQAVDMILRSIETDSPFDLCLMDMQMPELDGLGAVHEIRAQGIELPIIALTADAMKGTRRRLISEGFDEYLSKPLKVNRLLRIAKSLLDA; encoded by the coding sequence ATGGCCGACCCGAACGTTCACTCTGAAGAATCCGACTCCGCCGAATCAGCATCGGAACCGGAGACCTCCTCGCCGTCTCGACCAAAACACTTCGTTGTCGGGATCGGTGCGTCCGCTGGAGGGCTGGAGGCACTTGAAAAGTTATTCAGCAAGATGCCTGTGGCGACGGGCACATCGTTTGTCGTGGTTCAACACCTGTCCCCCGACTTCAAAAGCCACATGGATGATTTGCTACGGCGAGTCACCAACATTCCGGTGGAAGTCGTCAACAACGGCGTTGAGGTTCAACCCGACACGATCTATTTGATCCCCGCGAAGAAAGAGATGGTGATCAGCAATGGCAAGTTGCTGCTGACCGATCGCGGAAGCGAAAAAATTCTGACGCACCCGATCGACCAATTCTTGCGTTCACTGGCACAAGACCAAGGGAAGCATGCGATCGGAATCATCTTGTCAGGCACGGGGAGCGATGGATCGCGCGGCGTCGTCGAGATCAGCAACAACGACGGTTTGGTGATCGTCCAAGAACCATCGACTTGCAAGTTTGATTCCATGCCGATGAATGCTCGCAACACCGGCGTCGTCGACTTGCAATTGCCGCCAGAACACATTGGCGAAGCCATCCAGCAATACCTGTTTGATGGGCAGCGCTCCGATCAAACGACAACTTCAACGTTGGAATCCATTCAAAGAACCGGCTTGGACCGGGTCTTTCAATTGCTGAAGAAGAACCACGGCATTGACTTCAATCACTACAAGACCGGCACGGTCCATCGACGCATTCAACGTCGGATGGACTTGTTGCACCTGGACCGCCTCGCGGACTACGTGCACTACGTCGAAGAGCATCTGGAAGAAGTCAACGAGCTCTACCGAGACTTGTTGATTGGAGTGACCAAATTTTTCCGAGACCGCGAAGCCTTCGACGCACTCCAAGACGTGGTCATTCCTGATCTGATCGAACGCGCCGACGAAACCATTCGCGTGTGGTGCTGTGGTTGCGCCACGGGCGAAGAAGCCTATTCGATCGCCATGCTCTTGCGCGAGGGGATTGAGAAATCAGGCCGCGACATTGATTTCAAAATGTTCGCCACGGACCCTCACCGAGGCTCACTGCAATACGCCGCTGCGGGCTGCTACAACGAAGCCCAACTGGCCGAGGTTTCCGAAGAACGTCGCGAGCGTTTTTTCACGCAACGCGAGAACGACTACGTGGTCAAAGACACGCTGCGTCGCAATGTCGTTTTCGCGGCACAGAATGTCATCAACGACCCGCCGTTCACGCAGATGGACATGGTCTCCTGCCGGAACATGTTGATCTATCTGCAATCCCCGGCTCAACGCAAAACACTTTCGCTGTTTCACTTCGCGCTCAAAACCAACGGCGTGTTGTTTCTCGGCCCCAGCGAGAGCGTTGGCGATATCGGCGACGAATTCGACTCGATCAACGCACAGTGGAAAATCTTTCGCAAACGTCGAGACGTTCGCCTGCCGATCGAACTCAGGATGCCACTGACGGACCAACGAATCTCGGATCGGGCACCGCGTTCGGCTTCCCTCGGGTCATCGCCAGCACCCCGCCGTCAAGACAACATGGTCGAGGTCTACAACGCGTTGCTGGCTGAAAAGATGCCACCCAGCGTGTTGATCGACAGCGATTTTCGGGTGCTGCATATTTTTCCGGGAGTCAACCAATACCTGCGGGTTCCCAATGGTGTCCCCACGGACAACATCCTTCACATGGTGACCAAAGAGCTTCGGGCGTCGATTGGTGCGGCTGTCACCCAAGCAATGAAGCAACAAAAACCAGTTCACTATCACGGCATCCCCTCGCCAAGTGATGGCCCCAATTGGCACTTGGAACTGGTGGTGGAGCCTTACGACGTGCCTCACGCCGCCGGTAAGTTCGCACTGATCCAGTTCAAACCCACCGAGATCGTATCAACGTTGGCAGAATTGCAGGCGGAATCGGCGAGCGACTCGTCCGCCCAGGAAACTCACGACTTCAGCGTCGCCGCGCATTCGCGAATCGAGAACCTGGAACAGGAACTCAACTTCAATCGCCAAAATTTGCAGGCGACGATCGAGGAACTCGAAACCTCCAACGAGGAGTTGCAGGCCACAAATGAAGAGATGGTGGCCAGTAACGAGGAACTGCAAAGTACCAACGAAGAACTTCAAAGCGTCAACGAAGAGCTCTACACCGTCAACGCTGAGCTTCAGCTTCGAGTCAATGAACTGAACGAAGCCAACGCCGACATGGTGAACTTGCTCAGCACCACACGGGCCGGCGTGATCTTCCTGGACGAAGACCTCCGCATTCGGCGGATCACACCCGAAATTTCGCGTCTGCTACTGATTGAACAAGACGACGTCGGCCGCGCCTTTTCGACTTTCCTGCAGCCCGTCATTGATGATTCGTTCATTGAACGTCTGGAACAAGTTCGAGATGAACGAAAAGAACTCGAGTGGGAAGTCACTGTTCACCAAACCGCCTATCTCGTTCGCGCCCTACCGTACCTTCGCAACCACGAAATGTGCGGTGTGGTGATCGCGTTCGTGGACGTCGATGTACTTCGCCAAGCCGAACAAGACGTTTTGAAGTTCAAATTCATGGCCGACGCGAATATCGATGCGTTGGCTTTGCTGGACGAAGACGGCAAGATCAGCTACGCCAATCACAAGGCGTGCGAAATCCTCGATATGCCGCGGGATGAATTGCTATCGAATCCCTTGTCACGCTACAAATCGCCCCAATCAACGGAATCGTTCCCGGACCGATTGAAAGAGGCTCACGAAAACGGCGGGGTGCTGTTTGAATCCATTTTGAAAAACCGTGGCGGGCTCGATGTGCCCGTCGAAATTGCTCTGACGCCGGTCGAGAATCAAAACGAACAATTCACATTTGCTTCGATCCGCGACATCACGTTACGGAAGTCGCATGAATCGCAAATGAGATTGCTCAGCAAAGCGATTCAATCCGCAGCCAACGGCGTGGTCATTACCGACTGCTCTCAGCCCGACCACCCCATCACCTTCGTCAATCGCGGCTTCCTGGAAATGACCGGCTTCGCCGAGAAGGATGTCATCGGTCGCAACTGTCGTTTCCTTCAAGGCGAAGACACCGATCCGCAAACCGTGCGGAACATCCATGTTGCTTTGGATCGAGGCGACTCGATTCGTGCGTTGATCAAGAACTACCGGAAGGACTCAACGCCGTTTTGGAATGATTTGTTCATCACGCCGGTGCAAGACGAAACGGGGACGCTGACCCACTTCATCGGTGTCCAAAACGACGTGACCGAACGCATTGAAATTGCGAGACAGACGGAAACCAACGAACGAACCATCCGTCTGTTGCTCGACTCCACCGCCGAAGGCATCTTTGGGTTGGACATCGACGGTCGCTGCACGTTCAGCAACGAAAAAGCGGCTCAAATGCTGGGCTACGAAAACGGCAGCGAGTTGGTGGGGCTGGACTTGGTCGACCTGGCACGACCGTGCAAAGCCGATGGCTCGTCCATCGAGCGTGAAGACTTCAGCATGTTTTCCGCTATCCGCAGCGGTGATGCGATCAATCGATTCGATGAACAGTTCTGCCGAAAAGACGGTCAAACGTTCCCCGTCGAATATTGGTGCCACCCCATCCGCGAAGACGGCAACTTCATCGGCGCCGTGGTCACATTCGTCAACATTCAACAACGATTGCAAACGGAAAACGAATTACGCGAAGCAAAACTCGCGGCGGATGCGGCGAATGAAGCCAAGAGCCAATTCCTCGCGAACATGAGCCACGAACTGCGGACGCCACTTTCGGCGATGCTCGGGTTCACCAAAATTCTGCAAGAGGATCCGGATCCGAACACGACCCAGGAATATCTCGGAACCATTCAGCGAAACGGGGACTACTTGTTGCGATTGCTCGGCGATGTGCTGGATCTATCGCGAATCGAGGCCAACAAGTTCACGACTGCGAACAACAGCGTTTCCCTCAGCGAAGTCTTAGGCGACATCTACGAAACGATGCAGATGCGGACGCTCGACTACCAGAACACCTTGCACCTGGACATCAGCGAACCGCTTCCTCGCAGCATCACGACCGACCCGGCGCGACTGCGACAAATCATGATCAATCTTGTCGCCAACGCGATCAAGTTTGCTCCCAAGGGACGCGTTGATTTGGTCGCCAGAGCCGAACGCGAAAACGATCAAACGTTTTTGATTTTGAAAGTCATCGACAACGGGATCGGGATCGCCGAACAAAAGTTACGCACCCTATTCGAACCCTTTGTGCAGGCGGACTCGACGATCTCGAATCGCTTTGGCGGAACCGGATTAGGACTCAGCATCACCAAGCGTCTGGTCAACGCACTCGGCGGCACGATTGATGTTCAGAGCAGCGAAGGGCAGGGCAGCGAATTCACCGTGCGTTTGCCGGTTGACCCGATCGGCGAAATGGGTCGGCTGACCATCAAAACGGACGACGAAAACGACAACGACGGCAACAAGAATTCAGTGGACCAAGACGTTCACTTGAACGCAAAGGTTTTGATCGCGGATGACATGCGTGATGTGCGATTCGTGGCCCAACACTTCTTGAAGAAGGCCGGGTGCGAAGTCGAAGTTGCCGAGAACGGTCGCCAAGCCGTCGACATGATCCTGCGTTCCATCGAAACCGATTCTCCGTTTGATCTCTGTTTGATGGACATGCAAATGCCGGAACTGGACGGTCTCGGCGCGGTTCACGAAATTCGCGCGCAAGGCATCGAATTGCCGATCATCGCGCTCACCGCCGATGCAATGAAAGGCACGCGGCGGCGACTGATCAGCGAAGGGTTTGACGAGTACCTGAGTAAACCATTGAAAGTCAATCGTTTGCTTCGAATCGCCAAGTCGCTTCTGGACGCCTGA